The proteins below come from a single Faecalibaculum rodentium genomic window:
- a CDS encoding YggS family pyridoxal phosphate-dependent enzyme gives MNRKLIEELQSTPGVDLVAVTKKHTKSEIDELAKLGLRRFGENRVQEFLEKYDPAYEWHIIGHLQTNKVKYLMGKTALIESVDSRRLAAEIEKQAAKTGIIQPILIEIRISDDPNKTGCPLDEYPQLLEFVLRQPHLRLDGLMCIASHTEDQEKVAAEFDRMKELSRDLQTRVPRARTLSMGMSQDWRLAVQHGSNMVRIGTALFQDSGE, from the coding sequence ATGAACAGAAAACTGATCGAAGAACTGCAGTCCACACCAGGCGTTGACCTGGTGGCTGTGACAAAAAAACATACAAAATCCGAGATAGACGAACTCGCAAAACTGGGACTCCGCCGATTTGGCGAAAACCGGGTGCAGGAGTTTCTGGAGAAATATGATCCAGCATATGAATGGCATATAATCGGCCATCTGCAGACCAACAAAGTGAAGTATCTGATGGGAAAAACAGCGCTGATCGAAAGCGTGGATTCCCGCCGGCTTGCTGCGGAAATCGAAAAACAGGCGGCCAAAACCGGAATCATCCAGCCGATACTCATCGAGATCCGGATTTCGGATGATCCCAACAAGACAGGATGCCCTCTTGATGAGTATCCACAGCTGCTGGAATTCGTGCTCCGGCAGCCGCATCTTCGCCTGGATGGGCTGATGTGCATCGCCTCACACACCGAAGACCAGGAAAAAGTCGCAGCGGAATTTGACAGGATGAAGGAGCTGTCCCGCGACCTCCAGACCCGGGTTCCCCGGGCCCGGACCCTGAGCATGGGCATGTCCCAGGACTGGCGGCTGGCTGTACAGCACGGCAGCAACATGGTCCGCATTGGCACAGCCCTGTTTCAGGACAGCGGCGAATAA
- the miaA gene encoding tRNA (adenosine(37)-N6)-dimethylallyltransferase MiaA, whose product MAEQRMFPASPIAETRPKVLVIAGSTGTGKSRLAVELAKQFDGEVVSGDSMQVYRGMDIGTAKITPDEMQGIPHHLLDVRDPGQSYDVRQFQQLARASIRDILNRGHLPILCGGTGLYLKAALYDYEFEEQPEDPVLKAQLESMTNEELHTRLKREDPESAGKIHPNNRKRVIRALMIASSGKTKSGREKEQAHAPLFDVFWLGLEKQDNDARLLGRIRDMAAAGLEQEVRGLFADPASWSSTAFQGIGYKEWRPYFEGLCSRDEVLESIYIHTRQYARRQRTWFTHQMPMRWYDPLDTETIKQDIRSWLHDE is encoded by the coding sequence GTGGCTGAGCAAAGGATGTTTCCAGCGTCCCCGATAGCAGAAACAAGGCCGAAGGTCCTGGTCATTGCAGGATCCACCGGCACCGGAAAAAGCCGTCTGGCTGTAGAGCTGGCGAAACAGTTTGACGGAGAAGTGGTGTCCGGTGATTCCATGCAGGTGTACAGGGGCATGGATATCGGTACAGCAAAAATCACGCCAGACGAGATGCAGGGAATCCCGCATCATCTGCTGGATGTGCGGGATCCTGGACAATCCTATGATGTCAGGCAGTTTCAGCAACTGGCACGGGCTTCCATCCGGGACATTCTGAACCGCGGACATCTCCCGATTCTGTGCGGAGGAACCGGACTGTATCTGAAGGCTGCGCTGTATGATTATGAATTCGAGGAACAGCCTGAAGATCCTGTTCTGAAAGCACAGCTGGAATCCATGACGAATGAAGAGCTCCATACCCGCCTGAAGAGAGAGGATCCGGAGAGTGCCGGCAAGATCCATCCCAACAACAGAAAACGGGTGATCCGGGCGCTGATGATTGCATCATCCGGAAAGACGAAATCCGGACGGGAAAAGGAACAGGCGCATGCACCGCTCTTTGATGTGTTCTGGCTGGGACTGGAAAAACAGGACAATGATGCACGGCTCCTGGGCCGGATCCGGGATATGGCTGCCGCCGGTCTGGAGCAGGAAGTCCGCGGACTGTTTGCCGATCCAGCCTCATGGTCTTCCACAGCCTTTCAGGGAATCGGCTACAAGGAATGGAGACCGTACTTTGAAGGACTCTGTTCCCGGGATGAGGTCCTGGAGTCGATTTATATACACACCCGGCAATATGCCAGACGACAGAGAACCTGGTTCACGCATCAGATGCCCATGCGCTGGTATGATCCGCTGGATACAGAAACGATAAAACAGGATATAAGGAGCTGGCTGCATGACGAATGA
- the mutS gene encoding DNA mismatch repair protein MutS, whose protein sequence is MEKTKYTPMMNHYLSMKERNPDAILFYRLGDFYEMFFDDAKTVSRELDLVLTGRAAGNGEKAPMCGVPFHAADNYIQRLVNKGYKVAVCEQLSDPSASKGLVERDIVKIVTPGTILEETGSRREQYLAAVHVDGWNLSVLYCELSTGELFYDIREKSLVALQKALRERDIAEVVLSRQISRNWKQALAQDPSLVLSESAAGEPDPDRKELVPDEPHVLAGTLSLLLNYLEDTQKQKIRHLQKAVPLQQEKTMILDQETRQHLEITRSQSSAARAVSLWEFLDVCRTSMGSRLLARWLCQPLADKEAIIRRQEAVQTLTDQFLMRETIGDCLSAMYDMDRLATRIAYGSASPRDVGQLGLSLKQIPALLEAARPVPSWPEWQITPDCSGLQKKIEDALIEDLPLTMKDGGLFRDGYDSRLDELRRLSADGNSFILDLEQRERERTGVKSLKIGYNRVFGYYIDVRKGNLSAIKEEFGYIPRQTLANSTRFTTAELKEREDRILSANDERISLEASLFQDLLKEVESHLFEIHAAARTAAQIDALLALADQAVRYGYTRPVFHEDPAVDIREGRHPILDTRMSGYVSNDWVMGADTDIQLITGPNMGGKSTWMRQNALLVIMAQAGSFIPARSASLPVFDRIFTRMGAADDLLTGTSTFMAEMQEANNALRYATDRSLILFDEIGRGTATYDGMALAQAILEYIESSIHARTLFSTHYHELTAMEADNPGIQNVHVDVKEKQETVEFRYRIIPGKADKSYGINVARLARLPESVTDRAQELLDELESDTGQSRWQPSLFVMDRKPPAENRLMDRLDALDLDEMSPREALDCLYELKKLRKEVKN, encoded by the coding sequence ATGGAAAAAACGAAGTATACCCCCATGATGAATCATTATCTGAGTATGAAGGAACGGAATCCGGATGCAATTCTGTTTTACAGGCTGGGGGATTTTTATGAAATGTTCTTCGATGATGCGAAGACAGTCAGCCGGGAGCTGGATCTTGTCCTGACGGGAAGAGCTGCCGGCAACGGAGAAAAAGCACCTATGTGCGGTGTTCCGTTTCATGCTGCGGACAATTATATTCAGAGGCTTGTCAACAAGGGATACAAGGTGGCAGTCTGTGAGCAGCTGTCAGACCCTTCAGCATCCAAAGGCCTGGTAGAACGGGATATTGTAAAAATTGTGACTCCTGGAACCATTCTGGAGGAAACGGGTTCACGTCGCGAGCAGTATCTGGCTGCGGTTCATGTGGATGGATGGAATCTTTCGGTTCTGTATTGTGAACTCTCTACCGGAGAGCTTTTTTATGATATCCGGGAGAAGTCGCTGGTGGCTCTGCAGAAAGCCCTCAGGGAACGGGATATCGCCGAAGTCGTATTGTCGCGGCAGATTTCCCGGAACTGGAAACAGGCCCTGGCACAGGATCCATCCCTTGTCCTGTCCGAATCAGCTGCCGGAGAGCCGGATCCCGACAGGAAGGAGCTGGTCCCGGATGAACCTCACGTCCTGGCCGGAACTCTTTCCCTGCTCCTGAATTATCTGGAAGATACACAAAAACAGAAAATACGACATCTGCAGAAGGCTGTGCCTCTTCAGCAGGAAAAAACGATGATCCTGGATCAGGAAACAAGACAGCACCTGGAAATCACCAGATCGCAGTCGAGTGCTGCCAGGGCTGTTTCTCTGTGGGAATTTCTGGACGTTTGCCGCACAAGCATGGGAAGCAGACTGCTGGCCAGGTGGCTGTGTCAGCCACTGGCAGATAAAGAGGCCATAATCCGGCGTCAGGAGGCAGTACAGACTCTGACCGATCAGTTCCTGATGAGAGAAACAATCGGAGACTGTCTGTCTGCCATGTATGACATGGACCGGCTTGCGACAAGAATCGCCTATGGATCGGCCAGTCCAAGAGATGTCGGGCAGCTGGGTCTTTCTCTGAAACAGATCCCTGCGCTCCTTGAAGCTGCAAGACCGGTCCCCTCCTGGCCAGAATGGCAGATCACCCCGGACTGCTCCGGACTCCAGAAGAAAATTGAAGATGCATTGATTGAGGATCTTCCCCTGACCATGAAAGACGGGGGTCTCTTCCGCGATGGATATGATTCCCGACTGGACGAACTGCGCAGGCTGTCAGCAGATGGCAATTCCTTCATCCTGGATCTGGAACAGAGGGAACGGGAACGGACAGGGGTGAAGTCGCTGAAAATTGGATACAACCGGGTTTTTGGGTATTACATTGATGTGCGGAAAGGCAATCTCTCTGCCATCAAAGAAGAATTTGGCTATATTCCCCGGCAGACACTGGCGAATTCGACACGCTTCACCACCGCTGAACTGAAGGAGCGCGAAGACCGGATCCTGTCTGCGAACGATGAACGAATCTCACTGGAAGCGAGCCTCTTTCAGGACCTGCTGAAAGAGGTGGAGAGTCATCTGTTTGAAATCCATGCAGCTGCCAGAACCGCTGCACAGATCGACGCCCTTCTTGCACTGGCCGATCAGGCTGTCAGGTATGGGTATACCAGACCGGTGTTTCATGAAGACCCGGCTGTGGATATCCGGGAAGGACGGCATCCGATCCTGGATACCAGAATGAGCGGATATGTCTCCAATGACTGGGTCATGGGAGCAGATACAGACATTCAGCTCATTACAGGCCCGAACATGGGAGGCAAATCGACCTGGATGAGACAGAACGCCCTGCTCGTCATCATGGCACAGGCAGGAAGCTTCATTCCTGCACGAAGTGCCAGTCTGCCGGTATTTGACAGAATCTTTACCAGGATGGGAGCTGCCGATGATCTGCTGACAGGAACCAGTACATTCATGGCCGAGATGCAGGAGGCCAACAATGCACTCCGGTATGCCACAGACCGCTCACTGATCCTGTTTGATGAGATTGGCCGTGGAACCGCAACATACGATGGAATGGCTCTGGCTCAGGCGATCCTGGAGTATATTGAAAGCTCGATACATGCCAGGACACTGTTCTCCACGCATTACCACGAGCTTACAGCCATGGAAGCGGACAATCCCGGAATTCAGAATGTGCATGTGGATGTGAAAGAGAAACAGGAGACAGTGGAGTTCCGGTACCGGATCATTCCAGGCAAAGCAGATAAAAGTTATGGAATCAATGTCGCGCGGCTTGCCAGACTTCCTGAATCAGTGACAGACAGGGCGCAGGAGCTTCTCGACGAGCTGGAATCAGATACGGGACAGAGCAGATGGCAGCCCAGTCTGTTTGTCATGGACAGGAAACCCCCGGCCGAAAACAGACTCATGGACCGGCTGGATGCACTGGATCTCGACGAAATGAGTCCCAGAGAGGCTCTGGACTGTCTGTATGAACTGAAGAAACTGAGAAAGGAGGTGAAGAACTGA
- the mutL gene encoding DNA mismatch repair endonuclease MutL, producing MAKIQVLDEHLANMIAAGEVVERPANIVKECMENSLDAGARTISVEVFEGGITRIVVEDDGEGMDPEDARLAFCRHATSKLRTEDDLFNIGTMGFRGEALASIASVAEVVLQTDDGTTGTRLRYSYGNLVDQEEGRFPKGTRIEISGLFVRTPARFKYLRRPAYEFSIISDIVNKIALSHPDVRIALSHDGRPVFNAAGSGSRQEILYQMYGRDVAASAVAVDEADEDFHITGYVVQPKISRASRHYMFMSVNGRIIRSRQMQDALIDAYADYMPPGRYPIAILDVEVDTQLVDVNVHPNKWEVRISKQPELMELIRETVRKAFDMQLRTVEISTNTIEIPEKKPNRFEEQTRRMAENGDFRSYEQSDESCSSDNRAASGQTVEIHRRGQSFPLHPDQEQIAQKPDMPQTNSPEPKPEAHRQPQLFDRNLHAPMAAASQDLPDTGDRTDLRVSESQTSVSIDYPVPVQPVSREEFHPQAQGKAFFEHLRVIGQLRDSYILCEGPEGLVVIDQHAAQERYHYEQLRERLRHPDGQTQPLMVPVLLKAGDRVLAGLEDINRQLASHGLCFEAFGQNQVIVRELPLWMNDVDAPGFLQDLLDQFAASEIADPAALRKHITATMACHSSIRFNRGLTMEEMNQVIRDLQACSQPYHCPHGRPTVITLSDTRLRREFERG from the coding sequence ATGGCAAAAATACAGGTACTGGACGAACATCTTGCCAATATGATCGCTGCAGGAGAAGTGGTGGAACGTCCAGCCAATATTGTGAAGGAATGCATGGAAAACAGCCTGGATGCAGGAGCACGAACCATTTCTGTCGAGGTATTCGAAGGCGGGATCACCCGCATTGTGGTGGAAGATGATGGAGAAGGAATGGATCCCGAAGACGCCAGGCTGGCTTTCTGCCGGCATGCCACCAGCAAACTGCGAACCGAAGATGACCTCTTCAATATAGGGACCATGGGTTTCCGGGGAGAAGCGCTTGCATCCATTGCCAGCGTGGCGGAGGTTGTGCTGCAGACAGATGACGGGACCACCGGGACCCGGCTGCGGTATTCCTATGGAAATCTTGTGGACCAGGAAGAAGGCCGTTTTCCCAAAGGCACCCGGATCGAGATATCCGGTCTCTTTGTCCGGACACCTGCACGCTTCAAATACCTGCGCCGGCCTGCGTATGAATTCAGTATCATATCCGACATTGTCAACAAAATCGCCCTGAGTCATCCGGATGTGCGAATCGCACTCTCCCATGACGGCCGCCCTGTGTTCAATGCTGCCGGCAGCGGATCCAGGCAGGAAATCCTGTATCAGATGTACGGACGGGATGTGGCTGCCTCAGCAGTTGCCGTGGATGAAGCGGATGAGGACTTTCACATTACCGGCTATGTCGTACAGCCGAAAATCTCCCGCGCCAGCCGGCATTATATGTTCATGTCTGTCAATGGCCGGATCATCCGCTCCAGACAGATGCAGGATGCGCTGATCGATGCCTATGCAGACTATATGCCCCCCGGGCGGTATCCAATCGCAATTCTGGATGTGGAGGTTGACACCCAGCTTGTGGATGTGAATGTGCACCCCAATAAATGGGAAGTGCGCATTTCCAAACAGCCTGAACTTATGGAGCTTATCAGGGAAACGGTACGGAAAGCATTTGACATGCAGCTGCGTACTGTGGAAATATCAACAAACACTATAGAGATTCCGGAAAAGAAACCGAACAGATTCGAGGAACAGACCCGCAGAATGGCAGAAAATGGGGATTTCCGTTCATATGAACAATCCGATGAGTCCTGTTCTTCTGATAACCGGGCAGCTTCTGGACAGACCGTCGAGATTCATCGCCGCGGACAGTCATTTCCACTGCACCCGGACCAGGAGCAAATCGCCCAAAAGCCGGATATGCCCCAGACAAACAGCCCGGAACCCAAACCGGAAGCACACCGGCAGCCACAGCTGTTTGACAGGAATCTGCATGCTCCCATGGCTGCCGCTTCACAGGACCTGCCAGACACAGGTGACCGGACAGACCTGCGGGTGTCTGAATCTCAGACATCTGTATCCATCGACTATCCGGTTCCGGTACAGCCCGTCTCCCGCGAGGAGTTCCATCCACAGGCACAGGGAAAGGCTTTTTTCGAACATCTTCGGGTGATTGGACAGCTCAGGGACAGCTATATTCTTTGCGAAGGCCCGGAAGGACTGGTGGTGATCGACCAGCATGCAGCCCAGGAACGATACCACTATGAACAGCTGCGGGAGAGACTGAGACACCCTGACGGACAGACCCAGCCGCTGATGGTTCCCGTGCTGCTGAAAGCCGGAGACAGAGTGCTGGCCGGACTGGAGGACATCAACCGCCAGCTGGCGTCGCACGGCCTTTGCTTCGAGGCCTTTGGACAGAATCAGGTCATTGTCCGAGAACTCCCTCTCTGGATGAATGATGTGGATGCGCCGGGATTTCTGCAGGATCTCCTGGATCAGTTTGCAGCCTCAGAGATTGCAGATCCCGCTGCACTGCGAAAGCACATCACAGCCACCATGGCCTGTCACTCCAGCATCCGGTTCAACCGTGGTCTGACCATGGAGGAAATGAATCAGGTGATTCGCGATCTACAGGCATGTTCTCAACCATATCACTGCCCACATGGCCGGCCAACCGTGATCACACTGTCTGACACCCGGCTGCGCAGGGAGTTTGAACGTGGCTGA
- a CDS encoding NAD(+)/NADH kinase: protein MRFALVDRGDIHSQRLACELRKKLEAITWQEDAEYPERIFCIGGDGTMLRAIHEYIDQLDTVAFIGIHTGTLGFFTDFTADEMDEMLQLLAGDAEFEECRLVEAVFPEKDLVLRALNEIRLESITKTLTLDVSIDGEFFERSNGSGICVSTQPGSTGINRSLNGAIVDDGLSILQLTEIMPIAHHNHHTLRNPYVMKGSRTIELKTKPMHDVVCSYDNLKYKPDGETGVIIRLSKQKVRFVRYRPYSYIRRLKNLY from the coding sequence ATGCGCTTTGCTTTGGTAGACCGCGGGGATATCCATTCACAGAGACTCGCCTGTGAATTGAGAAAGAAACTCGAAGCTATAACCTGGCAGGAAGATGCAGAATATCCTGAGAGAATTTTCTGCATTGGTGGTGATGGGACAATGCTCCGTGCAATTCACGAATATATTGACCAGCTTGATACAGTGGCGTTCATTGGAATACATACAGGAACCCTGGGATTCTTCACAGACTTTACAGCAGATGAAATGGATGAGATGCTCCAGCTTCTGGCCGGAGATGCAGAATTCGAAGAATGCCGGCTGGTCGAGGCTGTGTTTCCGGAGAAGGATCTGGTCCTCAGAGCCTTGAATGAAATACGCCTTGAATCCATCACGAAGACGCTTACTCTCGACGTCAGCATAGATGGTGAGTTCTTCGAACGCTCCAATGGATCTGGAATCTGCGTCAGCACACAGCCTGGAAGCACAGGAATCAACCGGTCATTGAATGGAGCCATTGTAGATGATGGCCTGAGCATCCTTCAGCTTACAGAAATCATGCCAATTGCTCATCACAATCACCATACATTACGGAATCCCTATGTCATGAAAGGAAGCCGAACAATAGAACTGAAGACAAAGCCGATGCATGATGTAGTATGTTCATATGATAATCTGAAATATAAACCTGACGGAGAAACAGGTGTCATCATCCGGCTTTCAAAACAGAAAGTAAGGTTTGTCAGGTACAGGCCCTATTCGTATATTCGGCGCCTGAAAAATCTGTACTGA
- a CDS encoding HlyC/CorC family transporter, protein MNGDIQSSLILVVILLLLSGFFSSAETSLVAVSRIRIRTLAEEGNHRAKLLLSIFAHEDKMLSAILIGNNLVNTWLASTAATLASGFGGAAVSIATFVITFLILVFGEITPKTMATQNAERLALLYAPVITLLMKLLTPVIWFINLFSSLILRLFGISRESAGPSMTESELRTIVDVSHEEGVIQSDEKQLLNNVFDFGDARAKEVMVPRVHVVMAEAGSTYKDLLSLFRQEQFTRIPIYEDSVDNIIGLVNMKDLLLLDDPSQFDLKAMLRKPYFTVENKKVSDLLMEMKNSTVNMAIVLDEYGELSGIITVEDIIEEIVGEVHDEYDAHEAENIRKVGNRTWVVKGYLSLHDINDELGLNLDSEDFDSIGGLMIDAIGRLPKLGDQVTLPDGVTLQVTKTQKNRIEEVRILFPEQETDTEEEAGKKHPAGH, encoded by the coding sequence ATGAATGGTGACATACAATCTTCCCTGATCCTTGTGGTGATTCTTCTCCTTCTTTCCGGTTTCTTTTCCTCCGCTGAGACCAGTCTCGTCGCAGTGAGCCGGATCCGGATCCGGACACTGGCAGAAGAAGGAAACCACAGGGCAAAACTGCTGCTGTCCATTTTTGCCCATGAAGACAAAATGCTCAGTGCGATCCTCATCGGCAACAATCTCGTCAACACCTGGCTGGCAAGCACTGCTGCCACCCTGGCATCCGGTTTTGGCGGGGCCGCTGTCTCCATTGCGACGTTCGTGATCACGTTTCTGATCCTGGTCTTTGGAGAAATCACCCCCAAGACCATGGCCACGCAGAATGCAGAGAGGCTGGCCCTTCTCTACGCTCCGGTGATCACACTGCTCATGAAACTGCTCACACCTGTGATCTGGTTCATCAACCTGTTTTCCTCTCTGATTCTCCGACTGTTTGGAATCAGCCGGGAATCAGCCGGTCCATCCATGACAGAAAGCGAACTGCGGACCATTGTGGATGTTTCGCATGAAGAAGGCGTGATTCAGTCAGATGAGAAGCAGCTGTTGAACAACGTATTCGATTTCGGAGATGCAAGGGCCAAGGAAGTCATGGTCCCGCGGGTGCACGTGGTGATGGCAGAAGCCGGCAGCACCTACAAGGATCTGCTTTCGCTGTTTCGCCAGGAACAGTTCACGAGAATCCCCATCTATGAAGATTCAGTGGACAATATCATCGGTCTGGTCAATATGAAAGACCTCCTTCTGCTGGATGATCCTTCACAGTTTGACCTGAAGGCCATGCTGCGAAAGCCTTACTTCACGGTGGAAAACAAGAAAGTTTCCGACCTGCTGATGGAAATGAAAAACTCCACAGTGAACATGGCCATCGTTCTCGACGAATACGGAGAACTGTCAGGCATCATCACGGTGGAAGACATCATCGAGGAAATTGTGGGCGAGGTCCATGACGAATATGATGCACATGAAGCGGAAAATATCCGGAAGGTCGGAAACCGTACCTGGGTGGTGAAAGGATACCTCAGTCTTCATGACATCAATGATGAACTGGGCCTGAACCTGGACAGCGAGGACTTTGATTCCATTGGCGGTCTGATGATTGATGCCATTGGCCGGCTGCCAAAACTGGGGGATCAGGTGACACTCCCGGACGGTGTGACGCTGCAGGTCACCAAGACACAGAAAAACCGGATAGAAGAAGTGCGGATCCTGTTCCCGGAACAGGAGACAGACACAGAGGAAGAAGCAGGAAAGAAACATCCGGCAGGCCATTGA
- a CDS encoding CYTH domain-containing protein, whose protein sequence is MYDQIERELKILVNKEQFCQILHSYDFGKPVLQTNVYFDDDQGSVRKLGALRIRTIGEQHIFTLKIRRDSITQTELEKKIPVDSIRNIQDPEILGWLKQYGIPLTVKPFAVSQTKRYVLHLPSAELCLDETAFGIHRNYLDYEIEYEYTESHDGIEKFNRILSKIGLEYTKNAPSKLARAVSYADV, encoded by the coding sequence ATGTATGATCAAATCGAACGGGAACTGAAAATTCTCGTAAACAAAGAGCAGTTCTGCCAGATACTCCATTCATATGACTTTGGAAAACCAGTTCTGCAGACCAATGTATATTTTGATGATGATCAGGGATCTGTAAGAAAACTGGGGGCATTGCGCATTCGTACGATTGGTGAGCAGCATATATTTACGTTGAAAATCCGAAGGGACTCCATTACACAGACTGAACTGGAAAAGAAGATACCAGTTGATTCCATCCGTAATATTCAGGACCCTGAAATTCTCGGCTGGCTGAAACAATATGGTATACCGCTTACCGTGAAGCCCTTTGCTGTATCACAAACCAAACGGTACGTATTACATCTCCCGTCAGCAGAGTTATGTCTGGACGAAACGGCATTTGGAATTCACAGAAACTATTTGGATTATGAAATTGAATATGAATATACAGAAAGCCATGACGGGATTGAGAAATTCAACAGAATACTCTCTAAGATCGGATTGGAATATACAAAAAATGCCCCGTCCAAGCTGGCAAGGGCAGTTTCATATGCTGATGTCTAA
- a CDS encoding FtsW/RodA/SpoVE family cell cycle protein, translating into MKHTVHIGRLTLRMDFGLVAILLLMGLTSCFALYNAFNLIRDGSGMSNLIKQIFWYAVGFAVMFIISSLNRKMLMRIIHKAYTVLMICLLYLLASSILFRLTGHSLPFSPWINGAFSWFRLGGLGFQPSEFIKIVLIVMVSEMLARYWKTHTSPTIQDDMHLLLQIARIALPPLVLIFLQPDTGVCIIIAFTLLVLILCSGLRREYIWLIVILAASVIALFFYLYFFQRELMVTLFSSYRLQRIDAWLDPESHILGSSNQLYTALLSLGSAGLTGYGLQANIIAIPEAHTDFIFAAFGQCFGLLGTVFILLVCLLLDLYLCKIAYNMKKPADRYITIGVIAMLLYQQIQNLGMIVGLVPITGVTLPLISYGGSSIVSYFIAFGLILRASPNARKEYRIGRKNNLMAVRRMQKS; encoded by the coding sequence ATGAAACATACCGTTCATATCGGCAGGTTGACATTGCGAATGGACTTTGGTCTGGTGGCGATACTGCTTCTGATGGGTCTGACCAGCTGTTTCGCTTTGTACAATGCATTCAATCTGATACGCGATGGATCCGGCATGAGCAACCTCATCAAACAGATTTTCTGGTATGCAGTGGGATTCGCGGTGATGTTTATCATATCCAGTCTGAACAGAAAGATGCTGATGCGAATCATTCATAAAGCCTATACTGTTTTGATGATCTGCCTTCTCTACCTTCTGGCTTCCAGCATTCTGTTCCGGCTGACCGGCCACTCGCTTCCTTTCTCTCCCTGGATCAATGGTGCATTTTCCTGGTTCCGTCTCGGTGGTCTCGGGTTCCAGCCAAGTGAATTCATCAAAATTGTTCTGATTGTCATGGTCTCTGAAATGCTGGCCAGATACTGGAAAACACATACCAGCCCGACCATCCAGGATGATATGCATCTTCTCCTGCAGATTGCCCGGATTGCCCTGCCTCCGCTTGTACTGATTTTCCTGCAGCCTGATACCGGTGTCTGTATCATCATCGCCTTTACACTGCTGGTTCTGATTCTCTGTTCCGGCCTTCGGCGGGAGTATATCTGGCTGATCGTCATTCTGGCTGCCTCAGTCATCGCTCTCTTTTTCTATCTTTACTTTTTCCAAAGAGAACTGATGGTTACACTCTTCTCATCCTACCGGCTGCAGCGCATCGATGCATGGCTGGATCCTGAATCACATATCCTCGGATCCTCCAACCAACTGTATACGGCACTTCTCAGTCTTGGCAGTGCCGGGCTGACTGGATACGGGCTTCAAGCAAACATTATTGCGATTCCGGAAGCCCATACCGATTTCATCTTTGCAGCCTTTGGCCAGTGCTTTGGTCTTCTGGGAACTGTGTTCATCCTTCTTGTCTGCCTTTTGCTGGATCTGTATTTATGCAAAATCGCCTACAATATGAAAAAACCTGCTGACCGGTATATCACCATTGGTGTGATCGCCATGCTTCTCTATCAGCAGATTCAGAACCTGGGAATGATTGTAGGTCTGGTTCCAATCACAGGTGTCACACTGCCTCTGATTTCCTACGGAGGAAGCTCCATTGTTTCATATTTCATTGCATTTGGTCTCATACTCCGAGCCAGTCCCAATGCCCGAAAAGAGTACAGAATAGGCAGAAAAAACAATCTGATGGCTGTCAGAAGAATGCAAAAAAGCTGA
- a CDS encoding tRNA threonylcarbamoyladenosine dehydratase produces MTNERTTLLIGEENAKKLQDATVLVVGTGGVGGMAVESLARSGVGCLILIDRDIVEASNTNRQLAALTDTVGEAKVQVLADRIHRIDPAIHVIPIHEYYDRDMNERLDALHPDFVLDCIDSLRAKEDLIEYCTTRKIPFVSSMGMARRRDPSRLGICELEKTAGDPLAKRLRIWRRKQGIRETVRVCCSSELPGPAEAGSPLPSMMFVPAAAGLIMAAECVQVLTEAETGRTSKERKYN; encoded by the coding sequence ATGACGAATGAACGGACAACACTGCTGATTGGTGAAGAAAATGCAAAAAAGCTTCAGGATGCCACTGTCCTGGTTGTGGGGACAGGCGGTGTGGGAGGAATGGCCGTGGAGTCGCTGGCACGCAGCGGTGTCGGCTGCCTGATACTCATTGACCGGGACATCGTGGAAGCATCCAACACCAACCGCCAGCTTGCGGCGCTGACTGATACAGTGGGTGAAGCCAAGGTACAGGTCCTGGCCGACAGGATTCACCGGATCGATCCCGCCATTCACGTGATTCCGATACACGAGTATTATGACCGGGATATGAATGAGCGTCTGGACGCCCTGCATCCGGACTTTGTTCTGGACTGCATTGATTCCCTCCGGGCAAAAGAGGATCTGATTGAGTACTGCACCACCCGGAAGATTCCGTTTGTTTCCAGCATGGGCATGGCAAGACGCAGAGATCCATCCAGACTAGGCATCTGCGAGCTGGAAAAAACCGCCGGAGATCCACTGGCCAAACGCCTCCGCATCTGGCGCCGCAAGCAGGGCATCCGCGAGACAGTCAGGGTATGCTGCTCCTCTGAACTCCCTGGCCCCGCCGAGGCAGGAAGTCCTCTGCCTAGCATGATGTTTGTCCCCGCAGCTGCCGGACTGATCATGGCAGCAGAGTGTGTACAGGTCCTGACAGAGGCAGAAACAGGCAGGACTTCAAAGGAAAGGAAATACAACTGA